Proteins encoded in a region of the Variovorax sp. PAMC 28711 genome:
- the ispF gene encoding 2-C-methyl-D-erythritol 2,4-cyclodiphosphate synthase has protein sequence MSEFSIRIGEGWDVHQLVAGRKLILGGVEVPHTTGLLGHSDADVLLHAITDALLGAAGLGDIGRHFPDTDAQFRGADSAVLLAEAARRVRAEGWEIGNVDSTVIAQAPKLAPHIPEMCVRIAATLGIALGQVNVKAKTAEKLGPVGEGRAMEARAAVLLHR, from the coding sequence ATGAGCGAATTTTCGATCCGCATCGGCGAGGGCTGGGACGTTCACCAGCTCGTGGCCGGCCGCAAGCTGATCCTCGGCGGCGTCGAGGTGCCGCACACCACCGGGTTGCTCGGCCATTCCGACGCCGACGTGCTGCTGCACGCCATCACCGACGCGCTGCTGGGCGCGGCCGGACTGGGCGACATCGGTCGGCATTTCCCGGACACCGACGCGCAGTTTCGCGGCGCCGATTCGGCCGTTCTGTTGGCCGAAGCGGCACGGCGGGTGCGCGCCGAAGGCTGGGAGATCGGCAATGTCGACAGCACCGTGATCGCGCAGGCTCCGAAGCTGGCGCCGCACATCCCCGAGATGTGCGTACGCATCGCCGCGACGCTCGGCATCGCGCTCGGCCAGGTCAACGTGAAGGCGAAGACCGCCGAAAAACTCGGGCCGGTCGGCGAAGGCCGTGCGATGGAAGCGCGCGCCGCGGTGCTGCTGCACCGCTGA
- the ispD gene encoding 2-C-methyl-D-erythritol 4-phosphate cytidylyltransferase, with product MSSSRFHVLIPCAGTGHRAGGALPKQYQAVAGRPLIAHTLDAFRVLEGRFASIALVVSPGDADVAAALPGFPLAGERLLAVGGPTRAATVRNGLHALREHGAGAHDWVLVHDAARCLVTPSQIEALIAACEHDAVGGLLAHRLADTLKVASPEGRVTSTLMRADKWLAQTPQMFRIGMLLDALEHAGDAVTDEAGAVEALGLAPLLVPGSAQNFKVTFPEDFELAEAVLLSRRSPTP from the coding sequence ATGTCGTCTTCCCGTTTCCATGTGCTGATCCCGTGCGCGGGCACCGGCCACCGCGCGGGCGGCGCGCTGCCCAAGCAATACCAGGCGGTCGCCGGGCGTCCGCTGATCGCGCACACGCTGGACGCATTCCGTGTGCTCGAGGGTCGATTCGCCAGCATCGCGCTCGTCGTGTCGCCCGGCGATGCGGACGTGGCGGCGGCGCTGCCGGGTTTTCCGTTGGCGGGCGAGCGCCTGCTGGCCGTCGGCGGGCCGACGCGTGCTGCCACGGTGCGAAACGGCCTGCACGCCCTGCGCGAACACGGCGCCGGCGCACACGACTGGGTGCTGGTGCATGACGCGGCCCGCTGCCTCGTCACGCCATCGCAAATCGAGGCGTTGATCGCCGCCTGCGAGCACGATGCGGTCGGCGGTCTGCTGGCGCACCGGCTGGCCGACACGTTGAAAGTGGCGTCACCCGAGGGCCGCGTCACGTCGACCCTGATGCGCGCCGACAAGTGGTTGGCGCAGACGCCTCAGATGTTTCGCATCGGCATGCTGCTCGACGCACTGGAGCACGCTGGCGACGCGGTGACCGACGAAGCGGGCGCCGTCGAGGCGCTCGGCCTGGCGCCGCTGCTGGTGCCGGGCAGCGCGCAGAACTTCAAGGTCACCTTCCCCGAAGACTTCGAGCTGGCCGAAGCCGTGCTGCTCAGCCGCAGGAGCCCCACACCATGA